In the genome of Kitasatospora cathayae, one region contains:
- a CDS encoding endonuclease/exonuclease/phosphatase family protein translates to MAAGSALTLTSSSTPAEGDRLTFHWTTDAPDAKNWVGIYDGSRRPGTGASLLWKYTPGSSGDVQLDTSALTGGPYTAYLLAKDGYGVLAESAPFSFRPKPPVVRPHAAVDSFTATPVAPGAAVKIKLGGLWSRPAGNAPGSASHRKLGGAAWASVSSDGTITGTAPATPGRNPELIVVGVKDSTGATDTVTVLVPVLDPAAPLRLKTAGWNLHEAGSGYTDALEKQLRIVLAQGLDVLALQETAGERARTLADALGWYAHQSPGSVGILSRYPLTDLTPATAELPAVTATVQLPGGRSVRFWAAHLDETGYGPYAVQDGSSAAQVLAAENGSVRLKQARALAAAVRADLARRIPVVLAGALSSPSHLDWTAATAAAHGVVGPLAWPVTTALQDAGLTDAFREENPDPVKAPGTTWSPTRKRRGDRPEPQDRVDYVQYAGALKLVEAHTLVADWPQPEPNTAANEWPSDTAAAVATFQL, encoded by the coding sequence GTGGCCGCAGGCAGCGCCCTGACCCTGACCTCCTCCAGCACCCCCGCCGAAGGCGACCGGCTCACCTTCCACTGGACCACCGACGCCCCCGACGCCAAGAACTGGGTCGGCATCTACGACGGAAGCCGCCGGCCCGGCACCGGCGCCTCGCTGCTCTGGAAGTACACCCCGGGCAGCTCCGGCGACGTCCAGCTCGACACCTCCGCGCTCACCGGCGGCCCGTACACCGCCTACCTGCTCGCCAAGGACGGCTACGGCGTCCTCGCCGAGAGCGCCCCGTTCAGCTTCCGCCCCAAGCCCCCGGTGGTCCGCCCACACGCCGCCGTCGACTCCTTCACCGCCACCCCGGTCGCCCCCGGCGCCGCCGTGAAGATCAAGCTCGGCGGCCTCTGGTCCCGCCCGGCCGGCAACGCCCCCGGCTCGGCGAGCCACCGCAAGCTCGGCGGCGCCGCCTGGGCCTCGGTCAGCTCCGACGGCACCATCACCGGCACGGCGCCCGCCACCCCCGGCCGCAACCCCGAGCTGATCGTGGTCGGCGTCAAGGACAGCACCGGCGCCACCGACACCGTCACCGTGCTCGTCCCCGTCCTGGACCCGGCCGCCCCGCTGCGGCTCAAGACCGCCGGCTGGAACCTGCACGAGGCCGGCTCCGGCTACACCGACGCGCTGGAGAAGCAGCTGCGCATCGTCCTCGCCCAGGGCCTGGACGTGCTCGCCCTGCAGGAGACGGCCGGCGAGCGGGCCAGGACCCTGGCCGACGCCCTCGGCTGGTACGCCCACCAGAGCCCCGGCAGCGTCGGCATCCTCAGCCGCTATCCGCTCACCGACCTCACCCCCGCCACCGCCGAGCTGCCCGCCGTCACCGCCACCGTCCAGCTGCCCGGCGGCCGCAGCGTCCGGTTCTGGGCCGCCCACCTGGACGAGACGGGCTACGGCCCGTACGCGGTGCAGGACGGCAGCAGCGCCGCCCAGGTGCTGGCCGCCGAGAACGGTTCCGTCCGGCTCAAGCAGGCCAGGGCGCTGGCCGCCGCGGTGCGCGCGGACCTCGCCCGGCGGATCCCGGTGGTGCTGGCCGGCGCCCTCTCCTCGCCCTCCCACCTGGACTGGACGGCCGCCACCGCCGCCGCCCACGGCGTCGTCGGCCCGCTCGCCTGGCCGGTCACCACCGCCCTCCAGGACGCCGGGCTCACCGACGCCTTCCGCGAGGAGAACCCCGACCCGGTCAAGGCCCCGGGCACCACCTGGTCGCCCACCCGCAAGCGGCGCGGCGACCGCCCCGAGCCGCAGGACCGCGTCGACTACGTCCAGTACGCCGGAGCGCTGAAGTTGGTCGAGGCGCACACCCTGGTCGCCGACTGGCCCCAGCCGGAGCCGAACACGGCCGCCAACGAGTGGCCCTCCGACACCGCCGCCGCCGTCGCCACCTTCCAGCTCTGA
- a CDS encoding phosphocholine-specific phospholipase C, with translation MPELSRRTFVGASAAVGAAALTSLSATQAEATPAAATAIALTGTVKDVKHVVVLMQENRSFDHYFGTLNGVRGFGDKQALQFPDGTDVFRQPDNRRSDGGVMLPYRMDTSKYNAQNAGGLAHDWATGHQAINNGAMNKWIAAKGERTMGYFTRDDIPYQYALADAFTLCDAYFTSLAGPTDPNRLYLWTGTAGPGRDGTTGPWIDNTPVTDNPVADWTTYAERLESAGVSWRVYHNPSKDDRTGDYDDNALSYFKQFHDFPHDDPRYVNAMTKFDPTDFDRHCKDGTLPTISWLVAPYLFSEHPEAGPAYGAHWVNQALQSLMSNPEVWRHTVFLVMYDENDGYFDHVVPPTPEPGTPEEFTQGRAIGLGNRVPLWVASPWSRGGWVNSQVFDHTSVLRFMELVTGVAEPNISAWRRAVCGDLTSCFDFAAPDHSLPELPDTNALMARADAGTKLPGVALPAAGAQSMPVQERGERPHRPLPYQPWADVAVDRRTGKVTCTMSNDGSVAFPYTVYPNILLPFAGTPYTVAPGASATHVWDAAATDGRYDFTVHGPDGFVRRFAGTVVRDGQDGQNDTGVPIVTADLRGSLKLTLQVANDGLTDVAFTAAPNDFAGSARTVWVEPGKQVNLAWPLDGQGRYDVVVTAHTGQRFVQRYAGWVH, from the coding sequence ATGCCCGAGCTCTCCCGCCGCACCTTCGTCGGCGCCTCCGCGGCCGTCGGCGCCGCCGCCCTGACCAGTCTGTCCGCCACCCAGGCCGAGGCCACTCCCGCCGCCGCGACCGCCATCGCCCTCACCGGCACCGTCAAGGACGTCAAGCACGTGGTCGTCCTGATGCAGGAGAACCGCAGCTTCGACCACTACTTCGGCACCCTGAACGGCGTGCGCGGCTTCGGCGACAAGCAGGCGCTGCAGTTCCCGGACGGCACCGACGTGTTCCGCCAGCCCGACAACCGCCGCAGCGACGGCGGGGTGATGCTGCCGTACCGGATGGACACCTCGAAGTACAACGCGCAGAACGCCGGCGGCCTGGCCCACGACTGGGCGACCGGCCACCAGGCCATCAACAACGGCGCGATGAACAAGTGGATCGCCGCCAAGGGCGAGCGCACCATGGGCTACTTCACCCGGGACGACATCCCCTACCAGTACGCCCTGGCCGACGCGTTCACCCTCTGCGACGCCTACTTCACCTCGCTGGCCGGCCCCACCGACCCCAACCGGCTCTACCTGTGGACCGGCACCGCGGGCCCCGGCCGCGACGGCACCACCGGCCCCTGGATCGACAACACCCCGGTCACCGACAACCCCGTCGCCGACTGGACCACCTACGCCGAACGCCTCGAGTCGGCCGGCGTCAGCTGGCGGGTCTACCACAACCCCAGCAAGGACGACCGCACCGGCGACTACGACGACAACGCCCTCTCCTACTTCAAGCAGTTCCACGACTTCCCGCACGACGACCCGCGGTACGTCAACGCGATGACCAAGTTCGACCCCACCGACTTCGACCGCCACTGCAAGGACGGCACTCTGCCGACCATCTCCTGGCTGGTCGCGCCCTACCTGTTCTCCGAACACCCGGAGGCCGGCCCCGCCTACGGCGCGCACTGGGTCAACCAGGCGCTGCAGTCGCTGATGTCCAACCCGGAGGTCTGGCGGCACACCGTCTTCCTGGTCATGTACGACGAGAACGACGGCTACTTCGACCACGTGGTCCCGCCCACCCCCGAACCCGGCACCCCCGAGGAGTTCACCCAAGGGCGCGCCATCGGCCTCGGCAACCGGGTCCCGCTCTGGGTGGCGTCCCCCTGGTCGCGCGGCGGCTGGGTCAACTCCCAGGTCTTCGACCACACTTCGGTGCTGCGCTTCATGGAGCTGGTCACCGGCGTGGCCGAACCCAACATCTCCGCCTGGCGCCGGGCCGTCTGCGGCGACCTCACCAGCTGCTTCGACTTCGCCGCCCCCGACCACTCGCTCCCCGAGCTGCCCGACACCAACGCCCTGATGGCCAGGGCCGACGCGGGCACCAAGCTGCCCGGCGTCGCCCTCCCGGCGGCCGGCGCCCAGTCGATGCCCGTCCAGGAGCGCGGCGAGCGCCCGCACCGCCCGCTGCCCTACCAGCCGTGGGCCGACGTCGCGGTGGACCGCCGGACCGGCAAGGTCACCTGCACCATGAGCAACGACGGCTCGGTGGCCTTCCCGTACACCGTCTACCCGAACATCCTGCTCCCGTTCGCGGGCACCCCGTACACCGTCGCCCCCGGCGCGAGCGCGACCCACGTCTGGGACGCCGCCGCCACCGACGGCCGCTACGACTTCACCGTGCACGGCCCGGACGGCTTCGTGCGCCGCTTCGCCGGCACGGTGGTCCGGGACGGGCAGGACGGCCAGAACGACACCGGCGTGCCGATCGTCACCGCCGACCTGCGCGGCAGCCTCAAGCTCACCCTCCAGGTGGCCAACGACGGCCTGACGGACGTGGCCTTCACCGCCGCGCCCAACGACTTCGCGGGCAGCGCGCGGACCGTGTGGGTCGAGCCCGGCAAGCAGGTCAACCTCGCCTGGCCGCTGGACGGGCAGGGCCGCTATGACGTCGTGGTGACCGCCCACACCGGGCAGCGCTTCGTCCAGCGCTACGCGGGCTGGGTGCACTGA
- a CDS encoding VOC family protein produces MQKITTFLWYDDQAEAAATLYTSLFPNSRITRVTRYGETGPGAAGSVMTVEFELDGRPYVALNGGPEFPFTEAVSLQVECDDQREVDEFWAKLTADGGQGGPCGWLKDRFGLSWQITPRVLLELIGDQDRAKADRVMAAMLRMQKIDIQQLLAAARG; encoded by the coding sequence ATGCAGAAAATCACCACCTTCCTGTGGTACGACGACCAGGCCGAAGCGGCCGCCACCCTCTACACCTCGTTGTTCCCCAACTCCCGCATCACCAGGGTCACCCGCTACGGCGAGACCGGCCCCGGGGCGGCCGGCTCGGTGATGACCGTCGAGTTCGAACTCGACGGCCGGCCCTACGTGGCGCTCAACGGCGGTCCCGAGTTCCCCTTCACCGAGGCGGTCTCGCTCCAGGTCGAGTGCGACGACCAGCGGGAGGTCGACGAGTTCTGGGCCAAGCTCACCGCCGACGGCGGCCAGGGGGGCCCGTGCGGCTGGCTCAAGGACCGCTTCGGTCTCTCCTGGCAGATCACCCCGCGCGTCCTGCTCGAGCTGATCGGCGACCAGGACCGGGCCAAGGCCGACCGCGTGATGGCGGCCATGCTGCGGATGCAGAAGATCGACATCCAGCAGCTGCTCGCCGCGGCCAGGGGCTGA
- a CDS encoding SRPBCC domain-containing protein, translated as MTAFSHRSIVYLRATPERVWHALTNADESGLYWGHRNVSTWLPGAPWEHQRTDDSGIADVIGTVEVSDRPHRLVTTWAGPEGRRAEGPSRVSFDLRHWHDLTRLTVTHENLADEDERTDAERGWSAVLSNLKTYLETGHPLPQQPWLMP; from the coding sequence GTGACCGCCTTCAGCCACCGGAGCATCGTCTACCTGCGCGCCACCCCGGAGCGGGTCTGGCACGCGCTCACCAACGCCGACGAGTCCGGCCTCTACTGGGGCCACCGCAACGTCTCCACCTGGCTGCCCGGCGCGCCCTGGGAGCACCAGCGCACCGACGACTCCGGGATCGCCGACGTGATCGGCACCGTCGAGGTGTCCGACCGCCCGCACCGGCTGGTCACCACCTGGGCCGGGCCGGAGGGGCGGCGCGCCGAGGGGCCCTCCCGGGTCAGCTTCGACCTCCGGCACTGGCACGACCTGACCAGGCTGACCGTCACCCATGAGAACCTCGCCGACGAGGACGAGCGGACGGACGCCGAACGGGGCTGGTCGGCGGTGCTGTCCAACCTCAAGACCTACCTGGAGACCGGCCACCCGCTGCCGCAGCAGCCCTGGCTGATGCCCTGA